The following proteins are co-located in the bacterium genome:
- a CDS encoding GNAT family N-acetyltransferase, giving the protein MTNDTLRTAYPSDREADAVLRDGTAIRIRPIRSDDETHLGTFLLRLSADSRALRFFGATSDDAVIAYARRAVDVDYDRHFGLIAVAGTDERIVGHAAYNSPRGNTAEASFAVAEDYQGRGLGTILLGHLCEIAAAHGIRVFEALVLPDNTQMIAVFREAGFPINVRFTGSELTVTFPTAMTQEALDHFYRRDQIAAENALRAFFAPRAVAVIGASRRRGTIGGEIFHNIASYGLHVPVYPINPSAATVQDVPAFRTIEDVPGSVDLAVIAVPAAEVIDVAAACGRKGVRALVVISAGFGEIGGEGQARQAELLRVCRETGMRLIGPNCMGVINTDPAVRLNATFAPRIPPTGRVGFSSQSGGLGLAIIEYANRLGLGLSTFVSIGNKADISGNDLLNYWESDPNTDVILFYLESFGNPRRFSQIARRVARTKPIVAVKSGRSPAGARATSSHTGALLAASDVTVDALFRQAGVVRTDTLEELFDVAALLANQPAPTGRRIAIITNGGGPGILCADACEAEGLQVPELAPETQARLRAFLPPEASVHNPVDMIASAPADAYRESIRAVTDDPGIDAVVVIFVPPLVTQAEDVARAIIEAARGLTSRKPIGTVFMSARGVPDALTAADVRIPSFAFPESAAIAFARAARYGEWRARPLAPVPQLEDVQREQAAAVVAGALRRGGGWLTPEETYEVLTCYGVPVAPQRIVATPEDAGLAAETIGGEIALKAVSADILHKTDLGGVHLHLRGAQAVQDAAQAMQDALAASGHPPSGYLVQAMADPGPEMIVGVVQDAQFGPVVACGAGGTAVELIHDVAIRLTPLTREDADQMIRSLKTYPLLTGYRGRPATDVAALTDVLVRVGALAEDLPQVAELDCNPIIAQPHGASVVDARIRVTNVEPPSHLKRRA; this is encoded by the coding sequence GTGACGAACGACACGCTACGGACCGCGTACCCGTCCGACCGGGAGGCCGACGCGGTGCTCCGCGACGGCACGGCGATCCGCATCCGCCCGATCCGGTCCGATGACGAGACTCATCTCGGAACGTTCCTTCTGCGACTGTCGGCAGACTCGCGGGCGCTCCGGTTCTTCGGCGCGACCTCCGACGATGCGGTCATCGCGTACGCTCGTCGGGCGGTGGACGTCGACTACGATCGGCACTTCGGGTTGATCGCCGTGGCGGGCACGGACGAACGCATCGTCGGTCACGCCGCGTACAATTCCCCGCGCGGTAACACGGCGGAGGCATCGTTCGCCGTCGCGGAGGACTACCAGGGGCGCGGCCTCGGCACGATCCTCCTCGGACACCTGTGCGAGATCGCGGCGGCGCACGGCATCCGCGTCTTCGAGGCGCTCGTCCTCCCCGACAACACCCAGATGATCGCGGTGTTCCGCGAAGCCGGCTTCCCCATCAACGTCCGGTTCACCGGCTCCGAACTCACCGTCACGTTCCCCACCGCGATGACGCAGGAAGCGCTCGATCACTTCTACCGTCGGGATCAAATCGCGGCGGAGAACGCGCTGCGGGCCTTCTTTGCCCCGAGAGCGGTCGCAGTGATCGGCGCGTCTCGCCGCCGGGGGACGATCGGCGGCGAGATCTTTCACAACATCGCGAGCTATGGGCTCCACGTGCCGGTGTACCCGATCAACCCGTCGGCCGCGACGGTGCAGGACGTCCCGGCGTTCCGCACCATCGAGGACGTCCCGGGATCGGTCGACCTCGCGGTCATCGCGGTCCCCGCGGCGGAGGTGATCGACGTTGCCGCCGCCTGCGGGCGCAAGGGGGTCCGTGCCCTCGTGGTCATCTCCGCCGGATTCGGTGAGATTGGCGGCGAAGGCCAGGCGCGACAGGCAGAACTGCTCCGGGTCTGCCGTGAGACCGGGATGCGGCTCATCGGCCCCAACTGCATGGGGGTCATCAACACCGATCCGGCGGTCCGCCTGAACGCGACGTTTGCGCCCCGTATTCCGCCGACAGGTCGCGTGGGATTCTCCTCACAGAGCGGAGGGTTGGGCCTGGCGATCATCGAGTACGCGAACCGGCTCGGGCTGGGGTTGTCCACCTTCGTCTCGATCGGGAATAAGGCGGATATCTCCGGCAACGATCTACTCAACTACTGGGAATCCGACCCGAACACCGACGTCATCCTCTTCTACCTGGAGTCGTTCGGCAACCCGCGGCGGTTTTCGCAGATCGCGCGCCGCGTGGCCCGGACGAAGCCCATCGTCGCGGTGAAGAGCGGCCGGTCGCCCGCGGGCGCGCGGGCCACGTCATCGCACACCGGCGCGCTCCTCGCCGCGTCCGACGTCACCGTGGACGCGCTGTTCCGGCAGGCCGGGGTGGTCCGAACCGACACGCTCGAGGAATTGTTCGATGTGGCGGCGCTCCTGGCGAATCAGCCGGCACCGACCGGCCGCCGCATCGCGATCATCACGAACGGCGGCGGACCCGGCATCTTGTGCGCGGACGCCTGCGAAGCCGAAGGGCTGCAGGTGCCCGAGCTTGCGCCCGAGACGCAGGCCCGGCTGCGGGCGTTCCTCCCGCCGGAGGCGAGCGTTCACAACCCGGTCGACATGATCGCATCGGCGCCGGCCGACGCGTACCGGGAGTCGATCCGCGCGGTGACGGACGACCCGGGGATCGACGCGGTCGTGGTCATCTTCGTCCCACCGCTCGTCACCCAGGCAGAGGATGTCGCCCGCGCGATCATCGAGGCCGCGCGCGGGCTCACGAGCCGGAAACCGATCGGCACCGTCTTCATGTCGGCCCGCGGGGTGCCGGATGCGCTGACCGCGGCCGACGTCCGCATTCCTTCGTTCGCGTTCCCGGAGTCGGCGGCGATCGCGTTCGCGCGGGCGGCCCGATACGGAGAGTGGCGGGCTCGACCGCTTGCCCCCGTGCCGCAGCTCGAGGATGTGCAGCGCGAGCAGGCGGCCGCGGTCGTGGCGGGCGCGCTGCGTCGCGGTGGCGGCTGGCTGACTCCCGAGGAGACATACGAGGTGCTCACGTGCTACGGCGTTCCCGTAGCGCCGCAGCGCATCGTCGCCACGCCCGAAGACGCGGGCCTCGCCGCCGAAACGATCGGGGGAGAGATCGCGCTGAAGGCGGTCAGCGCCGACATCCTGCATAAGACGGACCTGGGCGGTGTGCACCTGCATCTCCGGGGCGCGCAAGCCGTGCAGGACGCGGCGCAGGCGATGCAGGACGCGCTCGCCGCCTCCGGTCATCCGCCGTCGGGGTACCTTGTCCAGGCCATGGCCGACCCCGGACCGGAAATGATCGTGGGGGTCGTCCAGGACGCGCAGTTCGGACCGGTGGTCGCGTGCGGCGCCGGCGGCACCGCGGTCGAGCTGATTCACGACGTCGCCATCCGGCTCACGCCGCTCACCCGCGAGGACGCCGACCAGATGATCCGAAGTCTCAAGACCTATCCCCTCCTGACTGGGTACCGCGGCCGCCCCGCGACCGACGTGGCCGCGTTGACCGACGTGCTGGTTCGTGTCGGCGCCCTCGCCGAGGATCTCCCCCAGGTCGCGGAGCTCGACTGCAACCCGATCATCGCCCAACCGCACGGCGCGTCGGTCGTGGATGCCCGCATCCGGGTGACGAACGTGGAACCACCGTCGCACCTCAAGCGCCGCGCCTAA